A window of the Gossypium hirsutum isolate 1008001.06 chromosome A03, Gossypium_hirsutum_v2.1, whole genome shotgun sequence genome harbors these coding sequences:
- the LOC107887030 gene encoding serine/threonine/tyrosine-protein kinase HT1 — translation MKNFYWFKQISNNVKSERRLSLGEYKRAVSWSKYLVSSGGEIIGEGEEWSADMSQLLIGNKFASGRHSRIYRGIYKQRDVAIKIISQPEEDENLANFLEKQFISEVALLFHLRHPNIITFVAACKKPPVFCIITEYLAGGSLRKYLHQQEPYSVPLNLALKLALDIARGMQYLHSQGILHRDLKSENLLLGEDMCVKVADFGISCLESQCGSAKGFTGTYRWMAPEMIKEKHHTKKVDVYSFGIVLWELLTALTPFDNMTPEQAAFAVCQKDARPLVPSSCPLAFSHLINRCWSSNPEKRPQFEEIVSILESYAESLEEDLEFFKTYKPSSGRTILRCLPKCITAD, via the exons ATGAAGAATTTTTACTGGTTTAAGCAAATCTCAAACAATGTTAAGTCAGAGAGGAGGCTTTCTCTTGGGGAATACAAAAGAGCAGTTTCTTGGTCTAAGTATTTGGTTTCCTCTGGCGGTGAGATAATAGGAGAAGGAGAAGAATGGAGTGCTGACATGTCACAGTTGCTTATTGGCAACAAGTTTGCTTCAGGTAGACATAGTAGGATTTATAGAGGGATATATAAGCAAAGGGATGTGGCAATTAAAATTATCAGCCAGCCTGAGGAGGATGAGAATTTAGCTAACTTTCTTGAGAAGCAGTTCATTTCTGAGGTGGCTTTGCTTTTTCATTTGAGGCATCCCAATATTATCACT TTTGTTGCAGCTTGTAAGAAGCCTCCTGTGTTCTGTATAATCACCGAGTATCTTGCAGGTGGCTCATTAAGAAAGTATTTGCATCAGCAGGAGCCATATTCAGTCCCACTTAATTTAGCTCTAAAATTAGCTCTTGATATTGCACGTGGGATGCAGTACCTTCATTCACAAGGAATACTTCACAGGGATCTCAAATCAGAAAATTTACTCCTTGGAGAAGATATGTGTGTGAAGGTGGCAGATTTTGGTATTTCATGCTTAGAATCTCAGTGTGGTAGTGCAAAGGGATTTACAGGTACTTATCGGTGGATGGCACCTGAAATGATTAAAGAGAAACATCATACAAAGAAAGTAGATGTTTACAGTTTTGGCATAGTCCTTTGGGAGCTTTTAACAGCTTTGACACCATTTGACAACATGACTCCAGAACAGGCTGCATTTGCAGTCTGCCAAAAG GATGCAAGACCACTGGTACCCTCCTCCTGTCCGCTTGCGTTTAGTCATCTCATCAACCGATGCTGGTCAAGCAATCCCGAGAAGCGACCACAGTTTGAGGAGATAGTTTCGATTTTGGAAAGTTATGCGGAATCCCTCGAAGAGGATCTGGAATTTTTTAAGACTTATAAACCTTCTTCAGGTCGTACTATTTTGAGATGCCTGCCAAAATGTATTACTGCGGATTGA